The following are encoded in a window of Solidesulfovibrio magneticus RS-1 genomic DNA:
- a CDS encoding DEAD/DEAH box helicase encodes MTSPVFTISTMSSMPMFLHDDLHWNGVFCPATRYCSDNNYEDLIRMSGSHKWAIIDKCGRKYEINDKHQKIISIAKGILERGNWTLPSWNLEKKISAFFHKKMGWTIKYDKNEPGRLKLIANAGTASRDIRSALVSASFPIELSDREIKTKSKRLVEYVDSPAEASFYLKVLQPVLGYPLLDYLQFQLPMEMLNQGDDFSGQRVDFVLFTGRGLRLVIEIDGIQHQDESQSILDNKRDLALEKAGWNVWRVKTHELSEIERLKSTLKRHLVKDKNTYHWGVDEKLEKPRSKDVMSCVWGATVSARIQFLLLEALGLGLLPWEEPWNVCVIEKETSVATIAIDDFRNWFSRIRFLFGETPVSQIKIHQKNRIKACDYVIDVSVADPYSKIVQSNVNIGWSRASNYPANNQSRVFLGRVLAPTEPSDGLIKSFVQDFFRIKRPRTEQCKIIARILLGHDVIGLLPTGGGKSLTYQLCGLLMGGLTIYVSPLKSLLQDQRERLCDFGIDLVAEISSSLNYIQKEKASLLLKLGCVRFLLIAPERFLKEDFRNDLSIYRTMYGEVNQIVVDECHCVSEWGHEFRPAYLCLSRIAKERTTRFGISSPLVALTGTASPVVLSDIQRELGILGADAVIKPVKMDRPEIALECIQVAQDHKTGVLKRIIHECVRNKDHGNRDGVLIFCRYITSRDGVLAVSSELLSILLEDDVRFYCGESPSWKHLAAFKLKKKAAALKDKEIVAAIPSWASENSCETPSSNYDWDKVKIKSQRDFISGKKNNYRFLVATKAFGMGIDKPSIRKVIHYTTPESPEAYYQEVGRAGRDGRQSEAILLFSDEDGEIANKILDPTTSLKDAKNLYDNYKKNNPFGGGDFVKTFYFHNNSFAGIEDDIDCTESVLSEVRRMLESNRPVILTYDTSIDSNSLSEAKQYCSRQEHSIEYSLIRLINLGIVCDYTKDYKCNTFKIIVNSQWNEIRNDFFLLSEYMQSQCIAYRKKYKSYSSEEEKNRFVSCDNVHGIERQSIIYLINFIYDHIEKKRRQASRQMLECAREGVDNPRRFRDKIIEYLQASAKYDNKLLELVRNNDIFSWANLLETTDGDFDELKELSGACLRFLEDYSDHPGVLTLSSLTRMSPSDNELSRSKEEFAAALHYLSNLIGTDQAKKNGYMALSFSKKYNDSTYGTFEKIFSQWLIKNSFEEEAVQYFFHLDTVRKLFMAHVLKRVNNLIPNLDWPDQ; translated from the coding sequence ATGACTAGTCCTGTTTTCACAATATCGACTATGTCCTCTATGCCAATGTTTCTCCACGATGACTTGCATTGGAATGGCGTGTTTTGTCCTGCTACACGCTACTGTAGCGATAACAACTATGAAGATTTAATAAGGATGTCTGGAAGCCACAAGTGGGCAATTATTGACAAATGTGGACGAAAGTATGAAATCAATGATAAACACCAAAAGATAATATCTATTGCGAAAGGCATTTTAGAACGAGGCAATTGGACGCTGCCCTCATGGAATTTAGAGAAAAAAATTTCCGCTTTTTTTCATAAGAAAATGGGTTGGACTATAAAATATGACAAAAATGAACCTGGAAGATTGAAGCTAATAGCAAACGCAGGCACTGCTAGTAGAGACATAAGAAGCGCTTTGGTTTCAGCTAGTTTTCCAATTGAATTATCTGACCGAGAAATTAAAACTAAATCTAAACGATTGGTTGAGTATGTCGACAGCCCGGCAGAAGCTTCATTTTATTTGAAAGTTTTACAACCTGTTCTTGGATATCCTCTTCTTGATTATCTTCAATTTCAATTGCCAATGGAAATGCTGAATCAAGGCGATGATTTTTCTGGCCAACGAGTTGACTTTGTATTGTTTACAGGCCGAGGGTTGCGTCTGGTGATTGAGATCGATGGAATACAACATCAAGATGAATCTCAATCAATTCTTGACAATAAAAGAGACTTGGCGCTCGAAAAAGCTGGATGGAATGTCTGGCGAGTCAAAACTCACGAGCTTTCCGAGATCGAGAGACTAAAGTCAACATTAAAGCGGCATCTTGTCAAAGACAAGAATACTTACCACTGGGGTGTTGATGAAAAATTAGAAAAGCCTCGCTCGAAAGATGTCATGAGTTGTGTTTGGGGTGCAACTGTAAGTGCAAGGATTCAGTTTTTACTTTTAGAGGCTCTTGGGCTGGGATTGTTGCCTTGGGAAGAACCGTGGAATGTCTGTGTGATTGAAAAAGAAACATCGGTTGCTACTATTGCAATCGACGATTTTAGAAATTGGTTCAGCAGGATAAGATTTTTATTTGGTGAAACGCCAGTCTCGCAAATAAAAATTCACCAAAAAAATAGAATCAAAGCGTGTGATTACGTTATCGATGTTTCTGTTGCCGACCCTTATTCTAAAATTGTTCAAAGCAATGTCAACATCGGGTGGTCACGCGCATCAAATTACCCTGCAAACAACCAATCAAGGGTGTTTTTAGGTCGTGTTTTAGCCCCTACAGAGCCTAGTGATGGATTAATAAAGTCATTTGTCCAAGATTTTTTTAGAATTAAAAGGCCAAGAACAGAGCAATGTAAAATAATTGCTCGCATCTTGTTAGGCCATGATGTCATTGGGTTGCTCCCAACAGGTGGAGGCAAAAGTTTAACATATCAACTTTGCGGCCTTTTGATGGGCGGGTTGACAATTTACGTTTCACCCCTGAAGTCTTTGCTGCAAGATCAGAGAGAGCGCTTGTGTGATTTTGGAATTGATCTGGTCGCTGAAATTTCGAGTTCTTTGAATTATATTCAAAAAGAAAAAGCGAGTTTACTGTTAAAGCTTGGGTGTGTGCGTTTTCTACTCATAGCTCCTGAACGATTTTTAAAAGAAGACTTCAGAAATGACCTAAGCATTTACCGAACAATGTACGGGGAAGTCAACCAGATAGTTGTTGACGAATGTCACTGTGTAAGTGAATGGGGGCATGAATTTCGACCTGCATATCTATGTTTAAGTCGAATTGCAAAAGAACGAACTACGAGATTCGGCATATCATCACCCCTGGTTGCATTAACCGGAACAGCCTCTCCAGTGGTATTGTCTGACATACAGCGAGAGTTAGGCATTTTGGGGGCCGATGCCGTCATAAAACCTGTCAAAATGGACAGGCCTGAAATTGCTCTTGAATGCATTCAAGTTGCTCAAGACCATAAGACAGGGGTCTTGAAACGAATAATACATGAATGTGTGAGGAATAAAGATCATGGCAACAGGGATGGTGTTTTGATTTTTTGCAGGTATATCACTAGTCGCGATGGCGTATTGGCAGTGTCTTCTGAACTATTGAGTATTTTGCTCGAAGACGATGTGCGATTTTATTGTGGTGAAAGTCCTAGCTGGAAACATTTAGCGGCTTTTAAATTGAAGAAAAAAGCAGCAGCATTGAAAGACAAAGAAATAGTCGCCGCGATACCCTCTTGGGCGAGTGAAAATTCGTGCGAAACACCCAGTTCAAATTATGACTGGGATAAAGTGAAAATAAAAAGCCAACGCGATTTCATAAGCGGAAAAAAAAATAATTACCGATTTTTAGTAGCGACCAAAGCCTTTGGAATGGGAATTGACAAACCTTCTATCCGAAAAGTTATTCATTATACAACGCCAGAATCACCAGAGGCGTATTATCAAGAAGTAGGAAGAGCCGGACGAGACGGAAGACAGTCAGAGGCAATCCTCTTGTTCTCTGACGAAGACGGAGAAATTGCCAATAAAATTCTTGACCCAACCACGAGCTTAAAAGACGCAAAAAATTTATATGATAATTACAAAAAAAACAACCCATTTGGAGGCGGTGATTTTGTAAAAACTTTTTATTTTCACAACAATTCTTTTGCTGGGATAGAGGACGATATTGATTGCACAGAGTCTGTTCTCAGTGAAGTAAGAAGAATGCTCGAAAGCAATAGGCCAGTAATATTGACTTATGACACCAGTATTGATTCCAACTCGCTAAGCGAAGCTAAACAATACTGCTCAAGACAGGAACACTCGATTGAATACTCGCTGATCCGATTGATTAATCTTGGGATTGTATGCGACTACACAAAAGACTACAAATGTAACACTTTCAAAATCATTGTCAATTCACAATGGAATGAAATCAGAAACGACTTTTTTTTACTGTCGGAATACATGCAATCTCAATGCATTGCATATCGAAAAAAATACAAATCTTACTCCAGCGAAGAGGAAAAAAATAGATTTGTCTCTTGTGATAACGTCCATGGAATTGAAAGACAAAGCATAATTTATTTAATCAACTTTATATATGATCATATTGAAAAGAAAAGAAGACAAGCATCGCGTCAAATGCTCGAATGCGCCAGAGAAGGTGTTGACAATCCTAGAAGATTTCGCGATAAAATTATAGAATATCTACAAGCGTCCGCAAAATACGATAACAAATTGCTTGAACTTGTAAGAAACAATGATATATTTTCATGGGCGAATCTTTTAGAAACAACAGACGGAGATTTTGACGAACTCAAGGAGTTAAGTGGTGCATGTCTCAGATTTCTTGAAGATTATTCTGATCATCCCGGAGTGTTGACACTATCCTCATTGACAAGAATGTCGCCATCGGATAATGAGTTAAGCCGAAGCAAAGAAGAATTTGCTGCAGCCTTGCATTATTTATCTAACCTCATAGGTACAGATCAAGCCAAAAAAAATGGTTACATGGCCTTGAGTTTTTCTAAGAAATATAATGATTCAACTTATGGCACATTTGAAAAAATATTTTCTCAATGGCTAATCAAGAACTCTTTTGAAGAAGAGGCCGTCCAATATTTTTTTCATTTGGACACTGTGCGCAAGTTGTTTATGGCTCACGTTTTAAAACGCGTTAACAACCTTATTCCAAATTTGGACTGGCCAGACCAATGA
- a CDS encoding tetratricopeptide repeat protein — translation MNIQQCAINDTCKNIIDKICTNPSDTLLWKKLGYELRAQGEYDKSRFCFMNVLKINEKDAFSHREAARLSCLLGHYDQAVLHYELSRTIDPNDTQVLLEIAKCYELNRQPQKEIEYFEAYLALNRFRSDVRSTLADRLYQTEQYQKALECYSEVQSYLDYDDMGLTRMKGLCNYELGNYEKSKEYLEECLREYGLYFLIPYNESIFIQGKSEFIGNECYVKLLESYFKTALKLKDYNLVRMACAELNYATSNDETIRWIEIQKYFTNLEIEAIIEGCQCTEKYMPENGRMAKRLGVAYYLAKQYSLAKQTLEKYIDKNKQDALAFYCLAKCYKIEGSNREVLKIYARLKSMDNKINSEVFNNILEEI, via the coding sequence ATGAATATTCAGCAGTGCGCAATTAATGACACCTGTAAAAATATCATCGATAAGATATGCACTAATCCTAGTGACACACTTTTATGGAAAAAGCTTGGTTACGAACTCCGTGCCCAAGGTGAATATGATAAATCGAGATTTTGTTTTATGAATGTGTTAAAAATAAACGAAAAAGACGCGTTCTCGCACAGAGAAGCAGCAAGACTTAGTTGTTTACTTGGCCACTACGATCAAGCTGTTCTGCACTATGAACTGTCACGCACTATCGACCCAAACGATACGCAAGTCTTGCTTGAAATAGCAAAATGCTATGAACTCAACCGTCAACCACAGAAGGAAATCGAATATTTTGAGGCATACTTGGCGTTAAATAGATTCAGAAGCGACGTTCGGTCAACCCTTGCGGACCGCCTGTATCAAACAGAACAATACCAAAAAGCACTTGAATGCTACAGCGAGGTTCAATCATACCTCGATTACGACGATATGGGCCTAACGCGGATGAAGGGACTGTGCAACTACGAACTTGGCAATTACGAAAAGTCCAAGGAGTACCTTGAAGAATGTCTACGCGAGTATGGCCTTTATTTCCTCATTCCATACAATGAAAGTATATTTATACAAGGAAAAAGTGAGTTCATTGGCAACGAATGCTATGTAAAATTACTAGAATCATACTTCAAGACTGCTCTGAAGTTGAAGGACTATAATCTTGTCAGAATGGCCTGCGCAGAACTCAACTATGCCACATCCAACGACGAAACAATTCGGTGGATTGAAATACAAAAATATTTTACAAATCTCGAGATAGAAGCAATCATAGAAGGGTGTCAATGCACTGAAAAGTATATGCCAGAGAATGGCCGCATGGCCAAGAGGCTTGGTGTTGCATATTATTTAGCAAAGCAGTATTCTTTGGCAAAACAAACACTTGAAAAATACATAGACAAAAACAAACAAGACGCTTTAGCTTTCTATTGCCTTGCGAAGTGCTACAAAATTGAGGGTTCAAATCGGGAGGTCTTAAAGATATATGCGCGGCTCAAAAGCATGGACAACAAGATTAATTCTGAAGTATTTAACAACATTCTGGAAGAAATTTAG
- a CDS encoding GGDEF domain-containing protein has protein sequence MLNNSPHDALAHYEELHVAIIESIEHRQLLGGISTALLALLVYYNSSGYELPYTWHWTLAVFSVSLFKTIIYQCSKKRVCKKLSLQLRNAVAIISAALTGVLWSAPINFINISSTAEFVMTTLIISGIMTGSINAYLGQLRCVLCISTPISISIIICLFTKISPTPYAAISSVIVFYLFIYLTCIYTRDSVHELLLAKHEKGLLINRLQDKQKLLSDMARTDALTGLPNRRLLAEQFENLANGFSHNNEKFAALFIDMNNFKLINDEHGHEVGDKALILLADTLRNAVRKSDVVARLGGDEFIVIVKNVNSKDEVDAVTQKITESLEITIDVDSHKINASASIGVSVYPDDGNSLEALINAADASMFCEKRKSRMK, from the coding sequence ATGCTAAACAACAGCCCGCACGACGCCTTGGCACACTACGAAGAATTGCATGTAGCCATAATTGAATCTATTGAACACAGACAGCTTCTCGGAGGCATTTCCACAGCATTACTAGCGCTTCTCGTTTACTACAACTCATCTGGATACGAACTTCCTTATACGTGGCATTGGACGTTAGCTGTATTTTCTGTAAGCTTATTCAAAACAATAATTTATCAGTGTAGCAAAAAGAGGGTTTGTAAAAAACTTAGCTTGCAACTAAGAAATGCTGTAGCAATAATTAGCGCCGCCCTAACAGGTGTTCTTTGGAGTGCTCCAATTAATTTTATCAATATTTCATCAACAGCAGAATTCGTAATGACCACATTAATCATTAGTGGCATCATGACTGGATCAATCAACGCATACCTTGGCCAACTGCGCTGTGTTCTATGCATATCTACTCCAATCAGTATTTCTATTATAATTTGCTTGTTTACAAAAATTTCACCAACTCCATATGCTGCAATTTCCAGTGTTATAGTTTTTTATTTGTTTATTTACTTGACTTGCATTTACACACGAGACAGTGTGCATGAACTGTTGCTAGCCAAGCATGAAAAAGGGTTACTGATTAATCGCTTACAAGACAAACAAAAATTACTTAGTGATATGGCTAGAACGGATGCACTAACTGGCCTGCCGAACAGAAGATTACTCGCAGAACAATTCGAAAATCTAGCAAATGGCTTCTCCCACAACAACGAAAAGTTTGCAGCGCTTTTCATTGACATGAATAATTTCAAACTCATCAACGATGAGCATGGGCATGAAGTTGGGGACAAGGCTCTAATTCTTTTAGCAGACACCTTGAGGAATGCGGTTCGCAAAAGTGATGTCGTTGCACGGTTAGGCGGAGACGAATTTATTGTCATAGTAAAAAATGTAAATAGCAAAGACGAAGTTGATGCCGTAACACAAAAGATAACTGAATCCCTAGAAATCACCATAGATGTAGATAGCCATAAAATCAATGCCAGCGCCAGCATCGGAGTGTCTGTTTATCCTGACGATGGGAATTCTTTAGAAGCATTGATTAATGCTGCAGATGCATCAATGTTTTGTGAAAAGCGGAAAAGCCGCATGAAGTAG
- the epsC gene encoding serine O-acetyltransferase EpsC produces the protein MTEWRNASGSETLLGAIVERLCAPASYAKVFHRTLHDEPMPSVSVLVEFMDRLRAVLFPGYFGNPSVGPQSMRYHVGANLSEAHRLLTDQVRRGYCFYCDLERGGECQDCDGRARQLADAFLQTLPRLRELLADDAQAAYEGDPSSRSPGETIFCYPSLTALTHYRVAHELQLLGVDLIPRILSEMAHAATGIDIHPGASIGRRFFIDHGTGTVIGETCMIGDNVRLYQGVTLGAKSFPKDDQGRLVKGIARHPVVEDEVVIYSGATVLGRISIGAGSIIGGNVWLTHDVPPDSRFTQQRPMGMPLIDGAGI, from the coding sequence ATGACCGAATGGAGAAACGCCTCCGGCAGCGAAACCTTGCTCGGAGCAATCGTCGAGCGCTTGTGCGCCCCGGCTTCCTACGCAAAAGTCTTCCATCGGACGCTGCACGACGAACCCATGCCGTCCGTCAGCGTCTTGGTCGAGTTCATGGACAGGCTGCGGGCCGTGCTGTTTCCGGGATACTTCGGCAATCCGAGCGTTGGGCCGCAAAGCATGCGCTACCATGTCGGTGCGAACCTGTCCGAGGCCCACCGGTTGCTGACGGATCAGGTCCGCCGGGGGTATTGTTTTTATTGCGACCTGGAACGCGGCGGGGAGTGTCAGGATTGCGACGGGCGGGCCAGACAGCTGGCCGACGCTTTTTTGCAAACCCTGCCGCGTCTGCGGGAACTGCTGGCCGACGACGCCCAGGCGGCCTATGAGGGGGACCCCTCGTCGCGAAGCCCTGGCGAAACCATTTTCTGCTACCCCAGCCTCACCGCCCTGACGCATTACCGGGTGGCCCATGAACTCCAGCTCCTCGGCGTGGATCTCATTCCGCGCATCCTCTCCGAAATGGCCCATGCCGCGACCGGCATCGACATCCATCCCGGGGCAAGCATCGGGCGGCGTTTCTTCATCGACCACGGCACCGGCACGGTCATCGGCGAAACCTGCATGATCGGCGACAACGTACGCTTATATCAAGGGGTGACGCTCGGGGCCAAAAGCTTCCCCAAGGACGACCAGGGGCGGCTGGTCAAGGGCATTGCGCGCCATCCCGTGGTGGAGGATGAGGTGGTGATCTATTCCGGGGCAACGGTGCTTGGTCGCATCTCAATCGGTGCGGGTTCGATCATCGGCGGCAACGTCTGGCTGACCCATGACGTGCCGCCGGATTCCCGCTTCACGCAGCAGCGGCCAATGGGCATGCCGCTTATCGATGGAGCAGGGATATGA
- a CDS encoding XdhC family protein, whose product MRDLIDAINRVFDRNESLVAAAVVAKAGSSPGPAGARLLLFDDADIAGTVGGGPLEGRTIAAAVETMGTGRSQRFEMDLSGDIGDEVDAICGGVAEIFVERLDPTPANRAVFRTLAARLAANQGCLLVSALEDGGAAGRGLLDAAGRLLAGNLSESAVREAGRLAATLPEAGIAVLGGGRYFLEPFRRADTVYLCGAGHVAMPTAQFAAMAGFRVVVLDDRAAFANRERFPLADKVVVLPSFTACFASHGPDADASVVIVSRCHKQDRTILVQALGTDAGFIGMIGSARKTAAVLDEMLAKGFSRRAVARVRAPIGLPIGGNTPVEIAISIVAELIAARTARTARTARRAGQAAILASTAAFQGVAS is encoded by the coding sequence ATGCGCGACCTCATTGACGCCATCAACCGTGTGTTTGACCGCAACGAAAGCCTGGTCGCCGCCGCCGTGGTCGCCAAGGCCGGTTCCTCTCCGGGGCCAGCCGGGGCCAGGCTGCTGCTTTTCGACGACGCGGACATCGCCGGCACCGTGGGCGGCGGCCCGCTGGAAGGCCGGACCATCGCCGCCGCCGTGGAGACCATGGGCACGGGGCGGTCCCAACGGTTCGAAATGGACCTGTCCGGGGACATCGGCGACGAGGTGGACGCCATCTGCGGCGGCGTCGCCGAAATATTCGTGGAACGCCTTGACCCGACGCCGGCCAACCGCGCCGTGTTCAGGACCCTGGCCGCGCGCCTGGCCGCCAACCAGGGCTGCCTGCTCGTTTCGGCCCTGGAAGACGGTGGAGCCGCCGGCCGGGGCCTCCTCGACGCTGCCGGCCGCCTCCTGGCCGGCAACCTTTCCGAGTCCGCCGTCCGTGAGGCCGGCCGGCTTGCCGCGACCCTGCCCGAGGCGGGTATCGCCGTTCTCGGCGGCGGGCGCTATTTCCTGGAGCCGTTTCGCCGCGCCGACACGGTCTACCTGTGCGGCGCGGGGCATGTCGCCATGCCGACGGCCCAGTTCGCGGCCATGGCCGGATTTCGGGTCGTGGTCCTCGATGACCGGGCCGCCTTCGCCAACCGGGAACGCTTCCCCCTGGCCGACAAGGTCGTGGTCCTGCCGTCCTTTACGGCCTGCTTCGCCAGCCATGGGCCGGACGCCGACGCCTCGGTGGTCATCGTCTCGCGCTGCCACAAGCAGGACCGCACCATTCTCGTCCAGGCGCTGGGCACCGACGCCGGCTTCATCGGCATGATCGGTTCGGCGCGCAAGACGGCGGCCGTGCTCGATGAAATGCTCGCCAAGGGGTTTTCCCGGCGCGCCGTGGCCCGTGTCCGCGCCCCCATCGGCCTGCCCATCGGCGGCAACACACCGGTGGAAATCGCCATTTCCATCGTGGCCGAACTCATCGCCGCCCGCACCGCCCGCACCGCCCGCACCGCCCGCCGCGCCGGACAAGCCGCGATCCTGGCCTCGACAGCCGCTTTCCAAGGAGTTGCGTCATGA
- a CDS encoding cysteine desulfurase family protein: MAAVYFDNNATTPLDSKVFAAMEPYLRECWGNPASPHQYGQRARQAVEEARGQVAALLDCPAQRLVFTSGGSEGNNTAILSAVLADPARKRVVTSAVEHHCVLRRLEHLREHGGVEVVIVPVDGQGRLDLDALARAVTPDTALVSLMAANNETGVLWPLGEIAALVKSKGALWHCDAVQMVGKEPLSLRDVPADYLTVSAHKLHGPKGVGALYVGRGAPFTPLIFGGGQESGRRAGTHNVAGIVGFGQAAALAQAFLSVDGHNRLRELRDHLEDGILAVVADAIVHGGQTRRLANTVSLGIAGAPQEVLLAELDDRDFAVSTTSACQSGSAAPSHVLAAMGVPDRYLRSTLRLSLSRMNTLEEIEAFLAVIADVAARARCLGGTVAP; encoded by the coding sequence ATGGCGGCCGTCTATTTCGACAACAACGCCACCACGCCCCTGGACTCCAAGGTCTTTGCGGCCATGGAGCCGTATCTGCGGGAATGCTGGGGCAATCCCGCCAGCCCCCACCAGTACGGGCAGCGGGCCAGGCAGGCCGTGGAGGAAGCCAGGGGGCAAGTCGCGGCCCTGCTCGATTGCCCGGCCCAGCGGCTCGTGTTCACCAGCGGCGGCAGCGAGGGCAACAATACGGCCATCCTGTCCGCCGTGCTGGCCGACCCGGCCAGGAAACGGGTGGTCACGTCCGCCGTGGAGCACCACTGCGTGCTGCGCCGGTTGGAGCACCTGCGCGAGCATGGCGGCGTCGAGGTGGTCATCGTGCCCGTGGACGGCCAGGGCCGGCTCGACCTGGATGCGCTGGCCCGGGCCGTCACGCCGGACACGGCGCTGGTAAGCCTCATGGCCGCCAACAATGAAACGGGCGTGCTGTGGCCGCTTGGGGAAATCGCCGCCCTGGTCAAATCCAAGGGGGCGCTTTGGCACTGCGACGCCGTGCAGATGGTCGGCAAGGAACCCCTGTCCCTGCGGGACGTGCCCGCGGACTACCTGACCGTCTCGGCCCATAAGCTCCATGGCCCCAAGGGCGTCGGGGCGCTGTACGTTGGCCGGGGCGCGCCCTTTACCCCGCTGATCTTCGGTGGCGGCCAGGAATCCGGCCGGCGGGCCGGCACGCATAACGTGGCCGGCATCGTCGGCTTCGGCCAGGCCGCCGCGCTGGCCCAGGCCTTTTTGTCCGTGGACGGGCACAACCGCCTGCGGGAACTGCGGGACCACCTGGAAGACGGCATCCTGGCCGTCGTCGCCGACGCCATCGTCCACGGCGGCCAGACCCGACGGCTCGCCAACACCGTAAGCCTCGGCATCGCCGGCGCGCCCCAGGAAGTGCTCCTGGCCGAACTCGACGACCGCGACTTCGCGGTTTCGACCACCTCGGCCTGCCAGTCCGGCTCGGCCGCCCCGTCCCATGTCCTGGCCGCCATGGGCGTGCCGGACCGCTATCTGCGCAGCACCCTGCGGCTGTCGCTTTCCCGGATGAACACCCTGGAAGAGATCGAAGCCTTTCTGGCCGTCATCGCCGATGTCGCGGCAAGGGCCCGCTGCCTGGGCGGCACGGTAGCGCCGTAA
- the nadA gene encoding quinolinate synthase NadA yields the protein MEAYVPPASDAASVSQDETAARIRELKASLGSDVLLLAHHYQRDAVVALADVVGDSLRLARAAAEATARHIVFCGVRFMAETADILTDPGQAVYLAEASAGCSMADMASVDALEAAWDELAAAGAGKVLPLAYVNSTAALKAFVGRHGGLTCTSSNAAQALSWLLSQGAKAFFFPDEHLGRVAARELGLPLTETAVWDRGKARGGLDARAMAEARVYLWNGFCVVHQMFEPQDAAAWREKEPGIRVIVHPECRLDVIGEADAYGSTETLSRMVDAAPAGSKWAVGTEINLVARLAERNPDKLVVSLSPCQAICANMYRTRPKSVLRVLEAVAAGTPPPPVRVDPAVAGQARLALERMLACA from the coding sequence ATGGAAGCGTATGTCCCACCGGCGTCAGACGCCGCGTCCGTGAGCCAGGACGAGACGGCGGCGCGTATCCGCGAGCTCAAGGCCAGCCTGGGCAGCGACGTGCTGCTCCTGGCTCACCACTACCAGCGCGACGCCGTGGTGGCCCTGGCCGATGTCGTGGGCGACTCGTTGCGGCTGGCCCGGGCGGCGGCCGAGGCCACGGCCCGGCACATCGTGTTTTGCGGCGTGCGCTTCATGGCCGAGACCGCCGACATCCTAACCGATCCCGGACAGGCCGTGTACCTGGCCGAAGCGAGCGCCGGCTGTTCCATGGCCGACATGGCTTCCGTCGACGCCCTGGAAGCGGCCTGGGACGAACTGGCCGCCGCCGGGGCCGGGAAGGTGCTGCCCTTGGCCTACGTCAATTCCACGGCCGCGCTCAAAGCCTTCGTGGGCCGCCACGGGGGGCTCACCTGCACCTCGTCCAATGCCGCCCAGGCCCTGTCCTGGCTCCTGTCCCAAGGGGCCAAGGCGTTTTTCTTTCCTGACGAACATCTTGGCCGGGTCGCGGCCCGGGAACTGGGCTTGCCCCTGACGGAGACGGCCGTGTGGGATCGCGGCAAGGCGCGCGGCGGCCTGGACGCCAGGGCCATGGCCGAGGCGCGGGTCTATCTCTGGAACGGCTTCTGCGTGGTGCACCAGATGTTCGAACCCCAAGACGCGGCGGCCTGGCGGGAAAAGGAGCCGGGCATCCGCGTCATCGTCCACCCGGAGTGCCGCCTGGACGTCATTGGGGAAGCCGACGCCTACGGCTCCACGGAAACGCTGTCCAGGATGGTGGATGCCGCCCCGGCCGGCAGCAAGTGGGCCGTGGGCACGGAAATCAACCTGGTGGCGCGCCTGGCCGAGCGCAATCCCGACAAGCTTGTCGTGTCCCTTTCGCCGTGCCAGGCCATCTGCGCCAACATGTACCGCACCCGCCCAAAATCGGTGCTGCGGGTGCTGGAGGCTGTCGCGGCGGGCACGCCTCCGCCGCCGGTGCGCGTGGACCCGGCCGTGGCCGGCCAGGCCCGCCTGGCTCTTGAACGCATGCTCGCCTGCGCCTGA
- a CDS encoding sulfurtransferase TusA family protein: MNVRRLDITRYYCPMTFVKVKVQLCEMAAGDVLEVLLKGEEPLRNVPAAATRDGYSVLDVFPVEQDVYCVRIRK, from the coding sequence ATGAACGTCCGCCGGCTCGACATCACGCGTTACTACTGTCCGATGACGTTCGTGAAGGTCAAAGTGCAATTGTGCGAGATGGCTGCTGGCGACGTCTTGGAGGTGCTGCTCAAGGGCGAGGAGCCGCTGCGCAACGTTCCTGCCGCCGCAACCCGGGACGGATACAGCGTCCTCGACGTCTTCCCGGTGGAGCAGGACGTGTACTGCGTGCGCATCCGGAAATGA